Proteins co-encoded in one uncultured Draconibacterium sp. genomic window:
- a CDS encoding TonB-dependent receptor, which yields MNRLIISILLLIQGLVVTAQTGTIKGTVTDAKTKEALIGTTVLIKGTTQGTTTDFDGNYVIPKVTAGTHTIVVSFISYDTQEFQVEVTAGQETTLNVDLAPATLEIEGVQVVAKANRESESMLLLEQKESVGIKETIGAQALSNQGVSDAASAATKITGITKQEGGKTLNVRGLGDRYNNTTLNGLPFPSNNAETKNINLELFDTDIIEYIGVEKVFTSPLYGDFAGANVDIASKKFSGKQYLQIGIKGGTNTSVFDAETFYLQDGPGFLGFSDFDMASSLGSYDFETTWNPQKKSLMPNIGFSLNGGKTFKFSGSKLNAFFTASFENDYSYSDLIQNRVNGSDAPRKTLSGEKYNYNTQTTAMVNLNYEWKKNSLYLNSMLLNSSEQELRNLRGFVKDLAEDSALIRRADFERTTILVNQLLGAHQVNEKTDFEWGISYNNVKNIIPDRRHLSLNGLDEDGWAYFTDDNESDNFRYFHNFVEDEFAANLSLSRKFGEGLTDNKDYRGKLTIGYSGKYKVRDFKSTQFNHDIYRNRNIFNPPPDGYLVRVDVMDIDAFLNDENLERADGYGFYMKTFFGNTIRPSTYKGTQFVNAGFLSLELNISERLMALLGARVENVYQKVEYVTALAPEGGSGDFNELKVLPSLSLKYSLNDKNNLRFAVGQTYTLPQFTEMALFLFEGITETSLGNPYLYPSTVYNGELKWEMFPNRGELVSISGFGKYILDPINKFVMASASNDFTYANTGDWAYVYGLEIDVKKDILNLTTEDGLRKLFVSGNLSLMETKQELNGEKVREETKDKNGNSQISVNFNTDEDGLQGAAPLIANAALGYRTDWKNGDNSLTTSVVYNYTSDRISLIGTSSFGNQVDKALHTVDFVLRSKFNKLGVSLSAKNLLNQDVQRMQENPTQDHLVQSYKKGMKISLGITYRF from the coding sequence ATGAATAGATTGATTATTAGCATTCTGCTGCTAATTCAGGGCTTGGTGGTCACAGCACAAACCGGAACAATTAAAGGAACTGTAACCGACGCCAAAACAAAAGAGGCCCTAATCGGGACCACTGTATTAATTAAAGGAACAACACAAGGAACAACTACTGATTTTGATGGAAATTATGTAATTCCAAAAGTAACAGCGGGAACGCATACTATTGTGGTTTCGTTTATTTCGTACGATACTCAGGAATTTCAGGTTGAAGTTACTGCCGGCCAGGAAACAACGTTAAATGTTGATTTGGCTCCGGCAACACTTGAAATTGAAGGCGTTCAGGTGGTAGCAAAAGCAAATCGTGAGTCGGAGAGTATGTTGCTGTTGGAACAAAAAGAATCTGTAGGAATTAAGGAAACAATTGGAGCCCAGGCTCTATCGAATCAGGGGGTTTCTGATGCTGCATCAGCTGCTACAAAAATTACCGGTATTACAAAGCAAGAGGGCGGAAAAACATTGAATGTGCGTGGTTTAGGTGATAGATATAACAACACTACCTTGAATGGATTGCCGTTTCCGTCGAATAATGCAGAAACAAAAAACATAAACCTCGAACTATTTGATACTGATATTATTGAATATATAGGTGTTGAAAAGGTATTTACTTCACCCTTATATGGCGACTTTGCCGGAGCAAATGTTGATATTGCCTCAAAGAAATTTAGTGGAAAACAGTATTTGCAGATTGGAATAAAAGGAGGAACTAATACAAGTGTTTTCGATGCGGAAACATTTTATTTACAAGATGGCCCTGGGTTCTTAGGATTTAGTGATTTTGACATGGCTTCATCTCTAGGTAGTTATGATTTTGAAACTACATGGAATCCGCAGAAAAAGTCTTTAATGCCCAATATTGGGTTCTCATTAAATGGCGGAAAAACTTTTAAGTTTTCAGGATCTAAGCTAAATGCTTTTTTTACAGCATCTTTTGAGAACGATTATTCATACAGCGATTTAATTCAAAACAGGGTTAACGGAAGCGATGCCCCCCGGAAAACATTGTCTGGAGAAAAATATAACTATAATACCCAGACTACGGCAATGGTTAACCTGAACTATGAGTGGAAAAAGAATAGTCTTTATCTCAACTCCATGTTGCTAAATTCTTCCGAACAGGAATTGCGTAATTTAAGAGGTTTTGTAAAAGACCTGGCGGAGGATAGTGCTTTAATTCGTCGTGCGGATTTTGAACGCACAACAATTCTTGTTAACCAGTTATTAGGAGCGCACCAAGTTAATGAGAAAACGGATTTCGAATGGGGAATATCCTACAATAATGTAAAAAATATTATACCTGATCGTCGCCACCTTTCTTTAAACGGGCTAGACGAAGATGGCTGGGCCTATTTTACCGATGACAATGAGTCGGATAACTTCCGTTATTTTCACAACTTTGTTGAGGACGAATTTGCTGCGAACTTGAGTTTGTCTCGTAAATTTGGTGAGGGGCTTACTGATAATAAAGATTACCGAGGTAAGTTAACAATTGGGTATTCTGGTAAATATAAAGTGAGAGATTTTAAATCTACCCAGTTTAACCATGATATCTACCGTAACCGTAACATTTTTAATCCACCACCTGATGGATATCTCGTGCGGGTTGATGTAATGGATATTGATGCATTTCTAAACGATGAAAACCTTGAAAGAGCTGATGGTTATGGTTTTTATATGAAAACCTTTTTCGGAAACACAATTCGTCCGTCAACTTATAAAGGAACACAATTTGTAAATGCCGGTTTCCTTTCGTTAGAACTCAATATCTCTGAGAGATTAATGGCTTTGCTTGGAGCTCGAGTTGAAAATGTCTATCAGAAAGTTGAGTATGTAACAGCATTGGCTCCTGAAGGAGGATCGGGCGATTTTAACGAGTTGAAAGTATTGCCATCACTGTCCTTAAAATATTCATTAAACGACAAAAACAATTTGAGGTTTGCGGTTGGACAAACCTATACTTTACCTCAATTTACCGAAATGGCCTTATTCCTGTTCGAGGGTATAACCGAAACTTCATTGGGGAATCCATATTTATATCCATCGACTGTTTATAACGGGGAGTTAAAATGGGAAATGTTCCCTAACAGAGGAGAATTAGTTTCTATTTCAGGCTTTGGAAAATATATACTTGATCCGATCAACAAGTTTGTAATGGCATCGGCTTCAAATGATTTTACATATGCAAATACCGGAGATTGGGCCTATGTATATGGACTTGAAATTGATGTAAAAAAAGATATCCTTAATTTGACAACAGAAGATGGATTGAGAAAATTATTTGTTTCCGGCAACCTTTCATTGATGGAAACAAAACAAGAGTTAAATGGAGAGAAAGTTAGGGAGGAAACAAAGGATAAAAATGGAAACTCTCAAATTTCAGTAAACTTTAATACCGATGAAGACGGTTTGCAAGGAGCAGCCCCTCTTATTGCAAACGCAGCTCTGGGGTACCGCACCGATTGGAAAAATGGCGACAATTCTCTTACTACTTCAGTAGTGTATAACTATACATCAGACCGGATATCACTTATCGGAACATCATCATTTGGAAATCAGGTTGATAAGGCTCTTCATACTGTTGATTTTGTATTGCGTTCGAAATTCAATAAGCTGGGGGTTAGCCTGAGTGCTAAAAACTTATTGAATCAGGATGTTCAACGAATGCAAGAAAACCCGACACAAGATCATCTTGTGCAGTCTTATAAAAAGGGAATGAAAATAAGTTTAGGAATAACATATAGATTCTAA
- a CDS encoding ATP-binding protein, producing MKKNFSAQIFFYYSVVFIIFTATVLVYQYEREKDFRASQLEALLNNTSEITSRFIEQNDLFTTKKFDQVAEVVNLFPQNNTRITVINKKGQVLYDNFVDDYQEMENHLHRPEIQKAIDHGIGVNIRVSATTKQEFYYYAKQYPEYFVRAALVYDVEVKDFLKTSRNFIVFIVGLFFFIGLLLTLVTLRLSGTIKKLKDFALKAGNNELVEYNNEFPDNELGIISSQIITIYNNLKKTKDDLSTEREKLFNHLDALDEAIAFFSDKRKITLSNGRFVQIVNLMSKKEVTSSGKILKLPEFEKLNKFINNELVNPEFGKSDKLPQLVYTVSKNEKYYKIQTIIFADKSFEVVITDVTRLEKRRLLKQQLTSNIAHELKTPLSSIRGYLETILDNWPIPHDKLKYFLEKAFFQSERLTTLINDVSLINNIEDAGELFEMKQVDLKQVCDDIYEYFQIKIEDNNIEFIEDVEPETVINGNESLLFSVFQNLMENAINYGGKGIQIHIRCYHQDDNYYYFSFFNSGSEIPEAHLPRLFERFYRVDKGRSRAKGGTGLGLAIVKNAITLHKGRVSVKNRQKGGVEFLFSLSKE from the coding sequence GTGAAGAAAAACTTTAGCGCTCAAATATTCTTTTATTACAGTGTAGTATTTATAATATTTACCGCTACAGTTTTGGTGTACCAGTACGAACGCGAAAAAGACTTTCGGGCCTCGCAGCTTGAGGCATTACTGAATAACACCTCGGAAATTACTTCCCGGTTTATCGAACAGAATGATTTATTTACCACTAAAAAATTCGATCAGGTTGCCGAAGTCGTCAATCTGTTTCCGCAAAACAATACACGTATAACGGTTATCAACAAAAAAGGGCAGGTGCTTTACGATAATTTTGTAGACGATTATCAGGAAATGGAAAATCATCTTCACCGGCCCGAAATTCAGAAAGCAATCGACCACGGCATTGGAGTGAACATTCGGGTGTCGGCAACAACAAAGCAAGAGTTTTACTATTACGCCAAACAGTATCCGGAGTATTTTGTACGTGCCGCACTGGTTTACGATGTTGAGGTAAAAGATTTCCTGAAAACCAGTCGTAACTTTATTGTGTTTATCGTTGGCTTGTTCTTTTTTATCGGGCTGCTTTTAACGTTGGTAACACTTCGCCTGTCGGGAACAATTAAAAAACTAAAAGACTTTGCGTTAAAAGCAGGAAACAACGAGTTGGTAGAGTACAACAATGAGTTTCCGGATAATGAGTTGGGGATCATCAGTTCGCAGATTATTACCATTTATAATAACCTGAAGAAAACAAAGGATGATCTGTCGACCGAGCGAGAAAAGTTATTTAACCATCTTGATGCGCTCGACGAGGCCATTGCTTTTTTTTCGGACAAACGAAAAATTACTCTTTCAAATGGTCGCTTTGTACAAATTGTAAACCTCATGTCGAAAAAGGAGGTAACATCTTCGGGTAAAATCTTGAAGTTGCCCGAATTTGAAAAACTAAATAAGTTTATCAATAATGAGTTGGTTAATCCTGAGTTTGGTAAAAGCGATAAACTGCCACAATTGGTTTATACGGTATCGAAGAACGAAAAATACTATAAAATACAAACGATAATTTTTGCCGACAAAAGTTTTGAGGTGGTGATTACCGATGTTACCCGTTTAGAAAAACGCCGCTTGTTAAAACAGCAACTTACATCGAACATTGCACACGAACTAAAAACGCCGCTATCGTCAATTCGCGGGTACCTGGAAACCATTCTCGATAACTGGCCCATACCACACGATAAACTAAAGTACTTTCTCGAAAAAGCCTTTTTTCAATCGGAGCGTTTAACAACATTGATTAACGATGTTTCTCTGATTAACAACATTGAGGATGCAGGCGAATTGTTTGAAATGAAACAAGTTGACCTGAAGCAAGTATGCGACGATATTTACGAATATTTTCAAATTAAAATTGAAGATAACAACATTGAATTTATTGAGGACGTAGAACCGGAAACGGTTATAAATGGAAACGAATCGTTGCTATTCTCCGTTTTCCAAAACCTGATGGAGAATGCCATAAACTATGGCGGTAAGGGAATACAAATTCATATCCGTTGTTATCATCAGGATGACAATTATTATTATTTCTCATTTTTTAACTCAGGCTCTGAAATTCCCGAAGCTCATTTGCCCCGATTGTTCGAGCGTTTTTATAGGGTCGATAAAGGTCGGTCGCGCGCAAAAGGTGGCACCGGACTTGGATTGGCAATTGTGAAAAATGCCATTACACTGCACAAAGGAAGGGTGTCGGTAAAAAACAGGCAAAAGGGCGGTGTTGAGTTTCTGTTCTCACTTTCAAAAGAGTAG
- a CDS encoding response regulator transcription factor has protein sequence MEENQKVLIVDDEKDLCEILQFNLESEGFTIDIANSGEEALEMPLEEYQLILLDVMMEGVSGYKVANIIRKDRKLQVPIIFLTAKVEENDILTGFNVGADDYISKPFSIKEVVARIKAILKRGLKADEESKKVVYKELKIDFKKKATTIEGEPVNLTRKEYEILSLLMKNMGQYISREEILKRIWKDDVIVTERNVDVNIARLRKKIGDYGSNIKGKSGYGYCFQ, from the coding sequence ATGGAAGAAAATCAAAAAGTTTTAATTGTTGACGACGAAAAAGATCTCTGCGAAATATTGCAGTTTAATCTTGAAAGTGAGGGGTTTACAATAGATATTGCCAATTCGGGAGAAGAAGCACTTGAAATGCCACTTGAAGAATATCAGCTCATCTTGCTGGATGTGATGATGGAAGGTGTGTCGGGGTACAAAGTGGCAAACATCATCCGGAAAGACCGTAAGTTGCAGGTGCCCATTATATTTTTAACTGCAAAGGTGGAGGAAAACGACATACTTACCGGTTTTAATGTAGGTGCCGACGATTACATTTCAAAACCATTCTCGATTAAAGAGGTTGTTGCCCGAATTAAAGCCATTTTAAAACGTGGTTTAAAAGCCGACGAAGAATCGAAAAAAGTGGTGTATAAGGAGCTTAAAATTGATTTTAAGAAAAAGGCAACTACCATTGAGGGTGAACCGGTAAACCTTACACGTAAAGAGTACGAAATTTTATCGCTACTCATGAAAAATATGGGACAATACATTAGTCGCGAAGAAATTCTAAAGCGAATTTGGAAAGACGATGTAATTGTAACCGAAAGAAATGTGGATGTTAACATCGCACGGTTACGTAAAAAAATCGGAGACTACGGATCGAACATCAAGGGGAAATCGGGTTACGGTTATTGTTTTCAATAA